A genomic window from Vitis riparia cultivar Riparia Gloire de Montpellier isolate 1030 chromosome 18, EGFV_Vit.rip_1.0, whole genome shotgun sequence includes:
- the LOC117905933 gene encoding UDP-glycosyltransferase 88F4-like, producing MDDAIVLYPGPGMGHVVSMIELGKLILRRYSHRFSIIILLSTGPFDTPATTSYIDHISQTNPSISFHRFPYLSVDTSSSTCNIVAVFSEFFRLSASNVLHALQQLSKTSTVRAFIIDYFCASALPVARDLGIPTYHFLTTGASVVAAVLYFPTIHKQYESSNKSFKDMPTTFLHFPGLPPLQATRVLEAWLNRDDPAYDDMLYFSELLPKSDGLLINTFHDLEPIAVKTIREGTCVPNGQTPPVYCIGPLIAETGEDESNIAGSVARHGCLSWLDTQPSQSVVFLCFGSNGTFSPAQVKEIANGLERSGKRFLWVVKNPPSNDKSKQIAVTADVDLDALMPEGFLERTKDRGMVVKSWAPQVAVLNHPSVGGFVTHCGWNSVLEAVVAGVPMVAWPLYAEQHMNKAALVEVMKMAIGVEQRDEDMFVSGAEVERRVRELMECEEGRELRERSRKTREMALAAWKDGGSSTTALAKLADVWSQD from the coding sequence ATGGATGATGCAATAGTCCTGTATCCAGGTCCAGGCATGGGCCATGTGGTGTCCATGATAGAGCTAGGCAAGCTCATCCTTCGCCGTTACTCCCACAGATTCTCCATCATCATTCTACTCTCTACTGGTCCTTTTGACACCCCGGCCACCACCTCTTACATTGACCACATCTCCCAAACCAATCCTTCCATCTCTTTCCACCGCTTCCCCTATCTATCGGTTGACACCTCTTCTTCCACTTGCAATATCGTCGCTGTCTTCTCTGAGTTCTTCCGTCTCAGTGCCTCTAATGTCCTCCATGCTCTCCAGCAACTCTCCAAAACTTCCACCGTTCGGGCCTTCATCATCGACTACTTTTGCGCTTCAGCTCTTCCTGTTGCTCGTGACCTTGGAATTCCCACTTACCACTTCCTCACCACCGGTGCTTCTGTTGTTGCGGCTGTCCTTTACTTTCCGACAATTCACAAACAGTATGAGAGCAGCAATAAGAGCTTCAAGGACATGCCCACTACATTTTTACACTTTCCTGGGTTGCCTCCACTACAAGCCACTCGAGTGCTTGAAGCATGGCTCAACCGAGACGACCCCGCCTATGATGATATGCTATACTTCTCAGAGCTTTTGCCAAAATCCGATGGACTTTTGATAAATACTTTCCATGATCTTGAGCCAATAGCCGTTAAGACAATCAGGGAGGGGACATGTGTTCCCAATGGGCAAACTCCGCCAGTTTACTGCATCGGCCCTTTGATTGCGGAAACTGGTGAAGATGAAAGCAATATTGCTGGTAGTGTAGCTCGCCATGGTTGCTTGTCCTGGCTTGACACACAGCCAAGTCAGAGTGTTGTCTTCTTGTGCTTCGGGAGCAACGGAACGTTCTCGCCCGCTCAGGTGAAGGAGATAGCTAATGGACTGGAAAGAAGTGGCAAGAGATTCTTGTGGGTGGTGAAGAACCCACCATCCAACGACAAAAGCAAGCAGATTGCAGTGACGGCCGATGTTGATTTGGATGCTCTAATGCCAGAGGGGTTCCTGGAAAGAACCAAAGATAGGGGAATGGTGGTGAAGTCATGGGCGCCGCAGGTGGCGGTGCTGAATCACCCATCTGtgggaggatttgtaactcattGCGGGTGGAACTCAGTATTGGAGGCAGTGGTCGCAGGGGTTCCAATGGTGGCCTGGCCTCTATATGCTGAGCAGCATATGAATAAAGCAGCTCTGGTGGAGGTCATGAAGATGGCTATTGGAGTGGAGCAGAGGGATGAGGATATGTTTGTGAGCGGAGCTGAGGTGGAGAGGAGAGTGAGAGAGTTGATGGAGTGTGAAGAGGGGAGGGAGCTGAGAGAAAGAAGCAGGAAGACAAGAGAGATGGCTTTGGCAGCTTGGAAAGATGGGGGTTCATCCACCACTGCCCTTGCCAAATTGGCTGATGTCTGGAGTCAAGATTGA